In one window of Henckelia pumila isolate YLH828 chromosome 1, ASM3356847v2, whole genome shotgun sequence DNA:
- the LOC140874152 gene encoding uncharacterized protein, with the protein MIVALTAKNKLRFIDFTIQFPRSDDLLYGSWIRCNIMVISWLLNSITREIADSLMYMTTASEIWTDLRDRFHQSNAPRVRAQILMLEPLPVITKVFSLVVQEERHRSKHFSVPKIAVDSPSGINSVSLPITIAAATSTKPQSSSFPVAAAAYTRPFERENGGKLDKMMCSYCDFTNHTVDKCFKLHGYPPGHPRYNQNSIPNEA; encoded by the exons ATGATTGTGGCTTTAACAGCGAAAAACAAGCTCCGTTTTATTGATTTCACAATTCAATTTCCTCGATCGGATGATTTGCTATATGGATCTTGGATTAGATGCAACATCATGGTGATATCTTGGCTTCTGAATTCTATAACACGAGAAATTGCTGATAGTCTTATGTACATGACAACTGCTAGTGAGATTTGGACAGATCTGCGCGATCGATTTCATCAGAGCAATGCTCCGCGA GTTCGAGCACAGATATTGATGTTAGAGCCTCTACCGGTAATTACAAAGGTTTTTTCACTTGTAGTGCAAGAAGAGAGGCATAGATCTAAACATTTTAGTGTTCCTAAAATAGCTGTTGATTCTCCATCTGGTATAAATTCTGTAAGTTTACCAATTACCATTGCTGCTGCTACATCTACAAAGCCGCAAAGTTCATCATTTCCTGTTGCTGCTGCTGCATACACGAGACCCTTTGAGAGAGAAAATGGAGGAAAATTGGATAAGATGATGTGTTCTTATTGTGACTTCACAAATCATACTGTTGATAAATGTTTTAAGCTTCATGGATATCCGCCTGGACATCCAAGATACAATCAGAATTCTATTCCAAATGAGGCATAA
- the LOC140874595 gene encoding endonuclease 2-like: MESKVQFLLFIALLVCIPVAKGWGIDGHLIICRIYQPRLCEAAADAVSRLLPTYAGGDLGSVCSWADHIKFQYHWSSALHYIDTPDDLCTYQYNRDCKDEEGIQDRCVA; encoded by the exons ATGGAGTCCAAAGTTCAATTTCTACTATTCATAGCTCTACTTGTTTGTATTCCAGTAGCCAAAGGATGGGGAATCGATGGTCATCTCATCATTTGCAGAATTTATCAG CCTAGGCTATGCGAGGCAGCGGCGGATGCAGTGTCGCGGCTTTTGCCGACCTACGCGGGTGGTGATCTCGGCAGCGTGTGCTCGTGGGCGGATCACATAAAGTTCCAGTATCACTGGTCATCGGCTCTGCATTACATTGACACTCCCGATGATCTATGCACATATCAATACAATA GGGACTGCAAAGATGAAGAAGGCATACAGGACAGATGCGTCGCATAA